Proteins encoded by one window of Arachis ipaensis cultivar K30076 chromosome B04, Araip1.1, whole genome shotgun sequence:
- the LOC110270515 gene encoding uncharacterized protein LOC110270515, which produces MEKEKTKMKIKRKRAREEENESETKKIAKKRDCVTKTKEKEKEKKMEKEKAKTKENKGKTKEVVVITKIVKEKGKKNNNNCLTLSSSSSSSSKKLSSLGVFDFPWLKDGVMSKSEECNFLDCGEDSFLLSSSCFSEASTMASVLPDEEKLIMQDLWQPFESDDGLELNLDASNDDLNCIWSSLLSNPL; this is translated from the coding sequence ATGGAGAAGGAGAAGACGAAGATGAAGATAAAGAGAAAGAGAGCAAGAGAGGAAGAGAATGAAAGCGAGACTAAGAAGATTGCAAAGAAGAGAGATTGTGTAACTAAGACGAAGGAGaaggaaaaggagaagaagatggAAAAAGAAAAGGCGAAGACAaaagagaataagggaaagacgAAAGAGGTGGTGGTGATAACGAAAATTGTAAAAGAGAAGGgtaaaaagaataataataattgtttgaCATTGTCGTCGTCATCGTCCTCGTCATCAAAAAAATTGTCATCACTAGGAGTGTTTGATTTCCCATGGCTAAAAGATGGTGTGATGTCAAAGTCAGAGGAATGTAACTTCTTGGATTGTGGTGAAGATAGTTTCTTGTTGTCATCATCATGTTTCTCTGAGGCATCAACAATGGCTAGTGTTCTTCCGGATGAAGAGAAGTTGATCATGCAGGATCTATGGCAGCCATTTGAGAGTGATGATGGATTGGAGCTTAATCTTGATGCTTCTAATGATGATTTGAATTGTATTTGGAGCTCTCTCCTCAGTAACCCTCTTTAA